One stretch of Plutella xylostella chromosome 15, ilPluXylo3.1, whole genome shotgun sequence DNA includes these proteins:
- the LOC125489615 gene encoding uncharacterized protein LOC125489615 → MKQGFVSLHLLAILMLLFGMFNTCKSSEDQEDSELGDAENDNDSMSISADDDKDNDAVNKNCSRSQNSLTHEIQQARLGQFPFVVAVMSEQNEYLCSGALVSNGMILTTATCLKEYNISYVLANTTKAVKGDNAIILRVVYSVKFPTFQADETKDVGILYVDRHNHSEVTRIRISNYTASKGLAEMEAIGFGLNLETHGTRELQYVGFEHRPAYDEGDIMKGYLDCIETKVVTCFRDTGSPVIFNNELVGIVIKGQPDCIKELSSSYSVNKAMANILPTYVFKTWLDDRIAKNELNQKVTLVAYPDVAQSENEKAKKIRRVLSHIDTSSGSKPSFLNIFVLMSLLLHFFKV, encoded by the coding sequence ATGAAGCAAGGTTTTGTAAGTCTCCATTTGCTCGCCATtcttatgttattatttgggATGTTTAACACCTGCAAGAGTAGTGAAGACCAAGAAGATTCTGAACTCGGAGACGCCGAAAATGACAACGACTCAATGAGCATTTCTGCTGACGACGATAAAGATAACGACGCCGTCAACAAGAACTGTTCCCGGAGTCAGAACAGTCTCACGCATGAAATACAACAAGCTCGTCTCGGACAGTTCCCGTTTGTAGTTGCGGTAATGTCTGAACAAAACGAATACCTGTGTTCTGGCGCCCTGGTATCCAATGGCATGATTTTGACTACCGCTACTTGTCTAAAAGAGTACAACATAAGTTACGTACTCGCTAATACAACGAAAGCTGTGAAAGGTGACAACGCTATCATTCTTCGTGTCGTTTATTCCGTAAAGTTTCCAACATTTCAAGCTGATGAAACCAAAGATGTAGGAATCTTATATGTTGACAGACATAACCATTCTGAAGTGACCCGTATAAGGATAAGCAACTATACAGCTAGTAAAGGTCTTGCGGAAATGGAAGCTATAGGCTTTGGACTGAATTTGGAGACACACGGCACTCGGGAACTTCAATATGTTGGATTTGAACATCGACCTGCTTACGATGAGGGAGACATAATGAAGGGGTACCTGGACTGCATTGAAACTAAAGTTGTGACTTGCTTTAGAGATACTGGTTCCCCAGTTATATTTAATAACGAGTTAGTAGGTATAGTCATTAAAGGCCAACCGGATTGTATTAAAGAGTTGTCCTCTTCCTACTCTGTAAACAAAGCGATGGCTAATATATTGCCTACTTACGTCTTTAAAACTTGGTTAGATGATCGTATTGCTAAAAATGAACTAAACCAAAAGGTAACATTGGTGGCTTATCCAGATGTGGCTCAATCAGAGAATGAAAAAGCCAAAAAAATCAGGCGTGTTCTAAGCCACATAGATACATCTTCTGGGTCTAAACCgtcgtttttaaatatttttgtgttaaTGAGTTTGCtgttgcatttttttaaagtttaa
- the LOC105386141 gene encoding ATP-binding cassette sub-family F member 1 isoform X1 produces the protein MSKKRGNKKNLDLDDDFDDKKKNSLADTHEVTSKSKGKAKKKGKGKSDDWSDSEEQSKKEVGKQMPVSDDDDVPKPASKKSQKKVKNKKKGNDSSDDEFDDTKSEVSNATSTASKSVKSNKKKKGKGKKDDDWSDEGSDVELKEVSEEEIAKPVTKKKAKNKKKTVELSDDEEDDKVVLSDASSEPAKPVTKSSKKNKGKGKKDDLSDDHNSDEELNVETSDHEEVIPEPVTKHKDFFTEKHKKGKADEVDDVEEEIKRLNLKETLPDMTPVISEEAEDKGSKDAKSEKAESGEKKMTHKEKKKLKKQQEYEKQMELMTKKGGQGHSDLDSNFTVSQAQKSAGQMAALENAVDIKVENFTISAKGQDLFVNANLLIANGRRYGLVGPNGHGKTTLLRHLVQRAFPLPPHIDILLCEQEVTASDQSAVHTILEADVKRTELMKECKELETEVENGNMKVQERLNEVYSELKAIGADSAEPRARRILAGLGFSKEMQDRATKNFSGGWRMRVSLARALYIEPTLLLLDEPTNHLDLNAVIWLDNYLQGWKKTLLVVSHDQSFLDNVCNEIIHLDQQKLFYYKGNYSMFKKMLAQKRKEQHKEYEKQEKRLKELKAHGQSKKQAEKKQKEALTRKQEKNRSKSQKEDSEDAAPASLLQRPKEYAVKFSFPDPPPLQPPILGLHNVYFNFPTQKPLFIGVDFGIDLSSRIAIVGPNGVGKSTFLKLLVGDLSPVKGELIRNHRLRIGRFDQHSGEHLTAEESPVEYLQRLFGLQYEKARKALGTFGLASHAHTIKMKDLSGGQKARVALAELTLMAPDVVILDEPTNNLDIESIDALAEAINEYKGGVIIVSHDERLIRETDCTLYVIEDQTINEVDGDFDDYRKELLESLGETINSPSIIANAAIMQ, from the exons ATGTCCAAGAAACGAGGAAATAAGAAAAATCTTGATTTAGACGATGACTTTGacgataagaaaaaaaatagtcttGCTGATACCCATGAGGTAACCTCTAAAAGTAAGGGCAAAGCTAAGAAAAAGGGAAAAGGCAAGTCAGATGACTGGTCTGATAGTGAAGAACAATCGAAGAAGGAAGTAGGTAAGCAGATGCCAGTGTCTGATGATGACGACGTGCCTAAACCAGCTTCTAAGAAATCACAGAAGAAAG ttaaaaataaaaagaaggGAAATGATTCATCTGATGATGAATTTGATGATACCAAGTCAGAGGTCAGCAATGCTACCAGCACAGCATCAAAGTCTGTTAAATCTAACAAGAAGAAAAAAG GTAAAGGTAAAAAAGATGATGATTGGTCTGATGAAGGTAGCGATGTAGAACTTAAAGAAGTCTCAGAAGAGGAAATTGCCAAGCCAGTAACCAAAAAGAAAG CAAAGAACAAAAAGAAGACAGTAGAGTTGTCTGACGATGAAGAGGATGACAAGGTTGTACTCAGTGATGCTTCAAGTGAACCTGCAAAGCCTGTAACTAAatctagtaaaaaaaataaag GTAAAGGAAAAAAAGATGATCTGTCAGATGACCATAATAGTGATGAAGAATTAAATGTTGAGACTTCTGATCATGAAGAAGTCATACCAGAACCAGTTACTAAACATAAAG atttttttacagaGAAACACAAAAAAGGTAAAGCCGATGAGGTTGATGATGTCGAGGAAGAGATCAAGAGGTTGAACCTCAAGGAGACTCTGCCGGACATGACGCCCGTCATCAGCGAGGAAGCTGAAGATAAAGGCTCCAAAGATGCTAAG TCCGAAAAAGCGGAGTCAGGCGAAAAAAAGATGACACACAAAGAGAAGAAAAAGCTGAAGAAACAGCAAGAGTATGAGAAGCAGATGGAGCTGATGACCAAGAAGGGCGGGCAGGGGCACAGCGACCTGGACTCCAATTTCACCGTCAGCCAGGCGCAGAAGTCTGCTG GACAAATGGCGGCGCTAGAGAACGCGGTGGACATCAAGGTGGAGAACTTCACGATAAGCGCGAAGGGGCAGGACCTGTTCGTGAACGCCAACCTGCTGATCGCCAACGGCCGGCGCTACGGGCTCGTCGGGCCCAACGGGCACGGGAAGACCACGCTGCTCAGGCATCTGG TGCAACGTGCGTTCCCGCTGCCGCCGCACATCGACATCCTGCTGTGCGAGCAGGAGGTGACGGCCAGCGACCAGAGCGCCGTGCACACCATCCTCGAGGCCGACGTCAAGAGAACCG AACTAATGAAGGAGTGCAAAGAACTTGAGACTGAAGTAGAAAATGGAAACATGAAGGTGCAGGAGAGATTAAACGAG GTATACTCGGAGCTGAAGGCGATCGGCGCGGACTCAGCCgagccgcgcgcgcgccgcatCCTGGCGGGTCTGGGCTTCAGCAAGGAGATGCAGGACCGCGCCACCAAGAACTTCTCCGGGGGCTGGCGGATGAGGGTGTCTCTTGCCAG AGCGCTGTACATCGAGCCCACTCTGCTGCTGCTCGACGAACCTACCAACCATTTAGATTTGAACGCCGTCATTTGGttagataa CTACCTTCAAGGCTGGAAGAAAACTCTCCTAGTCGTGTCCCACGACCAGTCGTTCTTAGACAACGTGTGCAACGAGATCATCCACCTCGACCAGCAGAAGCTGTTCTACTACAAGGGCAACTACAGCATGTTCAAGAAGATGTTGGCGCAGAAGAGAAAGGAACAGCACAAGGAGTATGAGAAACAGGAGAAGAGATTGAAGGAGCTGAAGGCGCACGGGCAGTCGAAGAAGCAGGCT GAAAAGAAGCAAAAGGAAGCTTTAACCCGCAAGCAGGAGAAGAACCGCAGTAAATCTCAGAAGGAAGACTCTGAAGACGCGGCGCCGGCGAGCCTGCTGCAGCGGCCCAAGGAGTACGCCGTCAAGTTCTCCTTCCCCGACCCGCCGCCCCTGCAGCCGCCCATCCTCGGCCTGCACA ACGTATACTTCAACTTCCCGACCCAGAAGCCTCTATTCATCGGCGTGGACTTCGGTATCGACCTGAGCTCCCGTATCGCCATCGTGGGGCCCAACGGGGTCGGCAAGTCCACCTTCCTCAAGCTGCTTGTCGGAGATCTGAGCCCGGTGAAGGGAGAGCTCATCAGAAATCATAGGCTG AGGATAGGTCGCTTCGACCAGCACTCCGGTGAGCACCTGACAGCCGAGGAGTCTCCAGTGGAATACCTGCAGCGTCTCTTCGGGCTGCAGTATGAGAAGGCGCGTAAAGCTCTAGGCACGTTCGGGCTCGCCAGCCACGCGCACACCATCAAGATGAAGGATTTAAGCGGAGGACAGAAGGCTAGAGTTGCGCTGGCTGAGCTGACGCTTATGGCGCCTGATGTTGTCATTTTG GACGAGCCGACCAACAACCTGGACATCGAGAGCATCGACGCGCTGGCGGAGGCCATCAACGAGTACAAGGGCGGCGTCATCATCGTGTCCCACGACGAGCGCCTCATCCGCGAGACCGACTGCACGCTCTACGTCATTGAAGACCAGACTATTAACGAG GTGGACGGAGACTTCGACGACTACCGCAAGGAGCTGCTGGAGAGCCTCGGCGAGACCATCAACTCGCCCTCCATCATCGCCAACGCCGCCATCATGCAGTAA
- the LOC105386141 gene encoding ATP-binding cassette sub-family F member 1 isoform X3: MSKKRGNKKNLDLDDDFDDKKKNSLADTHEVTSKSKGKAKKKGKGKSDDWSDSEEQSKKEVGKQMPVSDDDDVPKPASKKSQKKVKNKKKGNDSSDDEFDDTKSEVSNATSTASKSVKSNKKKKGKGKKDDDWSDEGSDVELKEVSEEEIAKPVTKKKAKNKKKTVELSDDEEDDKVVLSDASSEPAKPVTKSSKKNKGKGKKDDLSDDHNSDEELNVETSDHEEVIPEPVTKHKEKHKKGKADEVDDVEEEIKRLNLKETLPDMTPVISEEAEDKGSKDAKSEKAESGEKKMTHKEKKKLKKQQEYEKQMELMTKKGGQGHSDLDSNFTVSQAQKSAGQMAALENAVDIKVENFTISAKGQDLFVNANLLIANGRRYGLVGPNGHGKTTLLRHLVQRAFPLPPHIDILLCEQEVTASDQSAVHTILEADVKRTELMKECKELETEVENGNMKVQERLNEVYSELKAIGADSAEPRARRILAGLGFSKEMQDRATKNFSGGWRMRVSLARALYIEPTLLLLDEPTNHLDLNAVIWLDNYLQGWKKTLLVVSHDQSFLDNVCNEIIHLDQQKLFYYKGNYSMFKKMLAQKRKEQHKEYEKQEKRLKELKAHGQSKKQAEKKQKEALTRKQEKNRSKSQKEDSEDAAPASLLQRPKEYAVKFSFPDPPPLQPPILGLHNVYFNFPTQKPLFIGVDFGIDLSSRIAIVGPNGVGKSTFLKLLVGDLSPVKGELIRNHRLRIGRFDQHSGEHLTAEESPVEYLQRLFGLQYEKARKALGTFGLASHAHTIKMKDLSGGQKARVALAELTLMAPDVVILDEPTNNLDIESIDALAEAINEYKGGVIIVSHDERLIRETDCTLYVIEDQTINEVDGDFDDYRKELLESLGETINSPSIIANAAIMQ; the protein is encoded by the exons ATGTCCAAGAAACGAGGAAATAAGAAAAATCTTGATTTAGACGATGACTTTGacgataagaaaaaaaatagtcttGCTGATACCCATGAGGTAACCTCTAAAAGTAAGGGCAAAGCTAAGAAAAAGGGAAAAGGCAAGTCAGATGACTGGTCTGATAGTGAAGAACAATCGAAGAAGGAAGTAGGTAAGCAGATGCCAGTGTCTGATGATGACGACGTGCCTAAACCAGCTTCTAAGAAATCACAGAAGAAAG ttaaaaataaaaagaaggGAAATGATTCATCTGATGATGAATTTGATGATACCAAGTCAGAGGTCAGCAATGCTACCAGCACAGCATCAAAGTCTGTTAAATCTAACAAGAAGAAAAAAG GTAAAGGTAAAAAAGATGATGATTGGTCTGATGAAGGTAGCGATGTAGAACTTAAAGAAGTCTCAGAAGAGGAAATTGCCAAGCCAGTAACCAAAAAGAAAG CAAAGAACAAAAAGAAGACAGTAGAGTTGTCTGACGATGAAGAGGATGACAAGGTTGTACTCAGTGATGCTTCAAGTGAACCTGCAAAGCCTGTAACTAAatctagtaaaaaaaataaag GTAAAGGAAAAAAAGATGATCTGTCAGATGACCATAATAGTGATGAAGAATTAAATGTTGAGACTTCTGATCATGAAGAAGTCATACCAGAACCAGTTACTAAACATAAAG aGAAACACAAAAAAGGTAAAGCCGATGAGGTTGATGATGTCGAGGAAGAGATCAAGAGGTTGAACCTCAAGGAGACTCTGCCGGACATGACGCCCGTCATCAGCGAGGAAGCTGAAGATAAAGGCTCCAAAGATGCTAAG TCCGAAAAAGCGGAGTCAGGCGAAAAAAAGATGACACACAAAGAGAAGAAAAAGCTGAAGAAACAGCAAGAGTATGAGAAGCAGATGGAGCTGATGACCAAGAAGGGCGGGCAGGGGCACAGCGACCTGGACTCCAATTTCACCGTCAGCCAGGCGCAGAAGTCTGCTG GACAAATGGCGGCGCTAGAGAACGCGGTGGACATCAAGGTGGAGAACTTCACGATAAGCGCGAAGGGGCAGGACCTGTTCGTGAACGCCAACCTGCTGATCGCCAACGGCCGGCGCTACGGGCTCGTCGGGCCCAACGGGCACGGGAAGACCACGCTGCTCAGGCATCTGG TGCAACGTGCGTTCCCGCTGCCGCCGCACATCGACATCCTGCTGTGCGAGCAGGAGGTGACGGCCAGCGACCAGAGCGCCGTGCACACCATCCTCGAGGCCGACGTCAAGAGAACCG AACTAATGAAGGAGTGCAAAGAACTTGAGACTGAAGTAGAAAATGGAAACATGAAGGTGCAGGAGAGATTAAACGAG GTATACTCGGAGCTGAAGGCGATCGGCGCGGACTCAGCCgagccgcgcgcgcgccgcatCCTGGCGGGTCTGGGCTTCAGCAAGGAGATGCAGGACCGCGCCACCAAGAACTTCTCCGGGGGCTGGCGGATGAGGGTGTCTCTTGCCAG AGCGCTGTACATCGAGCCCACTCTGCTGCTGCTCGACGAACCTACCAACCATTTAGATTTGAACGCCGTCATTTGGttagataa CTACCTTCAAGGCTGGAAGAAAACTCTCCTAGTCGTGTCCCACGACCAGTCGTTCTTAGACAACGTGTGCAACGAGATCATCCACCTCGACCAGCAGAAGCTGTTCTACTACAAGGGCAACTACAGCATGTTCAAGAAGATGTTGGCGCAGAAGAGAAAGGAACAGCACAAGGAGTATGAGAAACAGGAGAAGAGATTGAAGGAGCTGAAGGCGCACGGGCAGTCGAAGAAGCAGGCT GAAAAGAAGCAAAAGGAAGCTTTAACCCGCAAGCAGGAGAAGAACCGCAGTAAATCTCAGAAGGAAGACTCTGAAGACGCGGCGCCGGCGAGCCTGCTGCAGCGGCCCAAGGAGTACGCCGTCAAGTTCTCCTTCCCCGACCCGCCGCCCCTGCAGCCGCCCATCCTCGGCCTGCACA ACGTATACTTCAACTTCCCGACCCAGAAGCCTCTATTCATCGGCGTGGACTTCGGTATCGACCTGAGCTCCCGTATCGCCATCGTGGGGCCCAACGGGGTCGGCAAGTCCACCTTCCTCAAGCTGCTTGTCGGAGATCTGAGCCCGGTGAAGGGAGAGCTCATCAGAAATCATAGGCTG AGGATAGGTCGCTTCGACCAGCACTCCGGTGAGCACCTGACAGCCGAGGAGTCTCCAGTGGAATACCTGCAGCGTCTCTTCGGGCTGCAGTATGAGAAGGCGCGTAAAGCTCTAGGCACGTTCGGGCTCGCCAGCCACGCGCACACCATCAAGATGAAGGATTTAAGCGGAGGACAGAAGGCTAGAGTTGCGCTGGCTGAGCTGACGCTTATGGCGCCTGATGTTGTCATTTTG GACGAGCCGACCAACAACCTGGACATCGAGAGCATCGACGCGCTGGCGGAGGCCATCAACGAGTACAAGGGCGGCGTCATCATCGTGTCCCACGACGAGCGCCTCATCCGCGAGACCGACTGCACGCTCTACGTCATTGAAGACCAGACTATTAACGAG GTGGACGGAGACTTCGACGACTACCGCAAGGAGCTGCTGGAGAGCCTCGGCGAGACCATCAACTCGCCCTCCATCATCGCCAACGCCGCCATCATGCAGTAA
- the LOC105386141 gene encoding ATP-binding cassette sub-family F member 1 isoform X2 has product MSKKRGNKKNLDLDDDFDDKKKNSLADTHEVTSKSKGKAKKKGKGKSDDWSDSEEQSKKEVGKQMPVSDDDDVPKPASKKSQKKVKNKKKGNDSSDDEFDDTKSEVSNATSTASKSVKSNKKKKGKGKKDDDWSDEGSDVELKEVSEEEIAKPVTKKKAKNKKKTVELSDDEEDDKVVLSDASSEPAKPVTKSSKKNKGKGKKDDLSDDHNSDEELNVETSDHEEVIPEPVTKHKDFFTEKHKKGKADEVDDVEEEIKRLNLKETLPDMTPVISEEAEDKGSKDAKSEKAESGEKKMTHKEKKKLKKQQEYEKQMELMTKKGGQGHSDLDSNFTVSQAQKSAGQMAALENAVDIKVENFTISAKGQDLFVNANLLIANGRRYGLVGPNGHGKTTLLRHLVQRAFPLPPHIDILLCEQEVTASDQSAVHTILEADVKRTELMKECKELETEVENGNMKVQERLNEVYSELKAIGADSAEPRARRILAGLGFSKEMQDRATKNFSGGWRMRVSLARALYIEPTLLLLDEPTNHLDLNAVIWLDNYLQGWKKTLLVVSHDQSFLDNVCNEIIHLDQQKLFYYKGNYSMFKKMLAQKRKEQHKEYEKQEKRLKELKAHGQSKKQAEKKQKEALTRKQEKNRSKSQKEDSEDAAPASLLQRPKEYAVKFSFPDPPPLQPPILGLHNVYFNFPTQKPLFIGVDFGIDLSSRIAIVGPNGVGKSTFLKLLVGDLSPVKGELIRNHRLRIGRFDQHSGEHLTAEESPVEYLQRLFGLQYEKARKALGTFGLASHAHTIKMKDLSGGQKARVALAELTLMAPDVVILDEPTNNLDIESIDALAEAINEYKGGVIIVSHDERLIRETDCTLYVIEDQTINEVDGDFDDYRKELLESLGETINSPSIIANAAIMQ; this is encoded by the exons ATGTCCAAGAAACGAGGAAATAAGAAAAATCTTGATTTAGACGATGACTTTGacgataagaaaaaaaatagtcttGCTGATACCCATGAGGTAACCTCTAAAAGTAAGGGCAAAGCTAAGAAAAAGGGAAAAGGCAAGTCAGATGACTGGTCTGATAGTGAAGAACAATCGAAGAAGGAAGTAGGTAAGCAGATGCCAGTGTCTGATGATGACGACGTGCCTAAACCAGCTTCTAAGAAATCACAGAAGAAAG ttaaaaataaaaagaaggGAAATGATTCATCTGATGATGAATTTGATGATACCAAGTCAGAGGTCAGCAATGCTACCAGCACAGCATCAAAGTCTGTTAAATCTAACAAGAAGAAAAAAG GTAAAGGTAAAAAAGATGATGATTGGTCTGATGAAGGTAGCGATGTAGAACTTAAAGAAGTCTCAGAAGAGGAAATTGCCAAGCCAGTAACCAAAAAGAAAG CAAAGAACAAAAAGAAGACAGTAGAGTTGTCTGACGATGAAGAGGATGACAAGGTTGTACTCAGTGATGCTTCAAGTGAACCTGCAAAGCCTGTAACTAAatctagtaaaaaaaataaag GTAAAGGAAAAAAAGATGATCTGTCAGATGACCATAATAGTGATGAAGAATTAAATGTTGAGACTTCTGATCATGAAGAAGTCATACCAGAACCAGTTACTAAACATAAAG atttttttacagaGAAACACAAAAAAGGTAAAGCCGATGAGGTTGATGATGTCGAGGAAGAGATCAAGAGGTTGAACCTCAAGGAGACTCTGCCGGACATGACGCCCGTCATCAGCGAGGAAGCTGAAGATAAAGGCTCCAAAGATGCTAAG TCCGAAAAAGCGGAGTCAGGCGAAAAAAAGATGACACACAAAGAGAAGAAAAAGCTGAAGAAACAGCAAGAGTATGAGAAGCAGATGGAGCTGATGACCAAGAAGGGCGGGCAGGGGCACAGCGACCTGGACTCCAATTTCACCGTCAGCCAGGCGCAGAAGTCTGCTG GACAAATGGCGGCGCTAGAGAACGCGGTGGACATCAAGGTGGAGAACTTCACGATAAGCGCGAAGGGGCAGGACCTGTTCGTGAACGCCAACCTGCTGATCGCCAACGGCCGGCGCTACGGGCTCGTCGGGCCCAACGGGCACGGGAAGACCACGCTGCTCAGGCATCTGG TGCAACGTGCGTTCCCGCTGCCGCCGCACATCGACATCCTGCTGTGCGAGCAGGAGGTGACGGCCAGCGACCAGAGCGCCGTGCACACCATCCTCGAGGCCGACGTCAAGAGAACCG AACTAATGAAGGAGTGCAAAGAACTTGAGACTGAAGTAGAAAATGGAAACATGAAGGTGCAGGAGAGATTAAACGAG GTATACTCGGAGCTGAAGGCGATCGGCGCGGACTCAGCCgagccgcgcgcgcgccgcatCCTGGCGGGTCTGGGCTTCAGCAAGGAGATGCAGGACCGCGCCACCAAGAACTTCTCCGGGGGCTGGCGGATGAGGGTGTCTCTTGCCAG AGCGCTGTACATCGAGCCCACTCTGCTGCTGCTCGACGAACCTACCAACCATTTAGATTTGAACGCCGTCATTTGGttagataa CTACCTTCAAGGCTGGAAGAAAACTCTCCTAGTCGTGTCCCACGACCAGTCGTTCTTAGACAACGTGTGCAACGAGATCATCCACCTCGACCAGCAGAAGCTGTTCTACTACAAGGGCAACTACAGCATGTTCAAGAAGATGTTGGCGCAGAAGAGAAAGGAACAGCACAAGGAGTATGAGAAACAGGAGAAGAGATTGAAGGAGCTGAAGGCGCACGGGCAGTCGAAGAAGCAGGCT GAAAAGAAGCAAAAGGAAGCTTTAACCCGCAAGCAGGAGAAGAACCGCAGTAAATCTCAGAAGGAAGACTCTGAAGACGCGGCGCCGGCGAGCCTGCTGCAGCGGCCCAAGGAGTACGCCGTCAAGTTCTCCTTCCCCGACCCGCCGCCCCTGCAGCCGCCCATCCTCGGCCTGCACA ACGTATACTTCAACTTCCCGACCCAGAAGCCTCTATTCATCGGCGTGGACTTCGGTATCGACCTGAGCTCCCGTATCGCCATCGTGGGGCCCAACGGGGTCGGCAAGTCCACCTTCCTCAAGCTGCTTGTCGGAGATCTGAGCCCGGTGAAGGGAGAGCTCATCAGAAATCATAGGCTG AGGATAGGTCGCTTCGACCAGCACTCCGGTGAGCACCTGACAGCCGAGGAGTCTCCAGTGGAATACCTGCAGCGTCTCTTCGGGCTGCAGTATGAGAAGGCGCGTAAAGCTCTAGGCACGTTCGGGCTCGCCAGCCACGCGCACACCATCAAGATGAAGGATTTAAGCGGAGGACAGAAGGCTAGAGTTGCGCTGGCTGAGCTGACGCTTATGGCGCCTGATGTTGTCATTTTG GACGAGCCGACCAACAACCTGGACATCGAGAGCATCGACGCGCTGGCGGAGGCCATCAACGAGTACAAG GGCGGCGTCATCATCGTGTCCCACGACGAGCGCCTCATCCGCGAGACCGACTGCACGCTGTACGTCATCGAGGACCAGACTATTAATGAG GTGGACGGAGACTTCGACGACTACCGCAAGGAGCTGCTGGAGAGCCTCGGCGAGACCATCAACTCGCCCTCCATCATCGCCAACGCCGCCATCATGCAGTAA
- the LOC105390134 gene encoding ubiquitin-like protein 5, with protein MLEVTCNDRLGKKVRVKCNPDDTVGDLKKLIAAQTGTRYDKIVLKKWYTIFKDHIKLSDYEIHDGMNLELYYQ; from the exons ATGCTAGAAGTGACGTGTAACGACAGGTTAGGGAAGAAAGTGAGGGTAAAATGCAATCCCGACGACACTGTTGGCGACCTGAAGAAGCTTATTGCTGCCCAAACTGGCACCAGATATGACAAGATAGTCTTGAAGAAATGGTACACCATTTTCAAAGACCACATCAAGCTATCAGATT ATGAAATTCATGATGGAATGAACTTGGAGCTGTACTACCAGTAA